From Verrucomicrobiota bacterium, a single genomic window includes:
- a CDS encoding PAS domain-containing protein has product MSKAHLEKIFYSMAESSDLAVVVADAGCKVKWINPAFTKMCGYSLDEIKNTKPGKLLQGEDTNPETIKSLHHAMEKKKECCVDILNYHKNGEKYWAHIRISPVCDKKGKLINFVAIEKKISAHAVRHGTKCNRMASSLCSVLLKTLHVCNGKKARVHVQPE; this is encoded by the coding sequence ATGAGCAAAGCACACCTCGAGAAAATTTTTTATTCAATGGCTGAATCATCCGACCTTGCTGTCGTCGTCGCAGACGCGGGATGTAAGGTCAAATGGATAAATCCTGCTTTTACTAAAATGTGTGGTTACTCGCTCGATGAAATCAAAAATACAAAACCCGGCAAATTGCTTCAGGGGGAAGATACGAATCCGGAAACGATTAAATCCCTTCATCACGCAATGGAAAAGAAAAAAGAATGTTGTGTTGATATTCTGAATTACCACAAGAATGGTGAAAAGTACTGGGCACACATCAGGATCTCACCTGTCTGTGATAAAAAAGGGAAACTGATTAACTTTGTCGCTATCGAAAAGAAAATATCAGCGCACGCCGTTCGTCATGGTACCAAGTGTAACCGCATGGCATCATCTCTTTGTTCTGTCCTTTTAAAGACCCTGCACGTTTGTAATGGAAAGAAAGCCCGAGTCCATGTCCAGCCGGAATAA